One part of the Dioscorea cayenensis subsp. rotundata cultivar TDr96_F1 chromosome 2, TDr96_F1_v2_PseudoChromosome.rev07_lg8_w22 25.fasta, whole genome shotgun sequence genome encodes these proteins:
- the LOC120272761 gene encoding uncharacterized protein LOC120272761, with the protein MSVPEYQPKFPYPAMVKKDQQDEQFKKFLEMFKTLHINVQFIKALAQMAHYAKYPKELLTKKMKLEEMDTVTLSKECFAIISNTIRKKEKDLGDFTIPCTIGRMIDEKALADLGESINLMSYKNFQKLGLGELKPTKMTLQLANRSVHHPMCIIVDILVKVDRFISLVDFIILDLEDKVEVPLILG; encoded by the coding sequence atgaGTGTACCTGAGTATCAACCCAAGTTTCCCTATCCTGCTATGGTGAAAAAGGATCAACAAGATGAGCAGTTTAAGAAATTCCTTGAGATGTTCAAAACATTACACATAAATGTCCAATTTATCAAGGCCCTTGCCCAAATGGCTCACTATGCCAAGTATCCCAAGGAGTTGTTGACCAAGAAGATGAAGTTAGAGGAGATGGACACTGTTACTTTGAGTAAGGAATGCTTTGCCATCATCTCCAACACAATCCGCAAGAAGGAAAAAGATCTGGGAGATTTCACCATCCCGTGCACCATTGGGAGAATGATAGATGAGAAAGCACTTGCTGATCTTGGGGAAAGCATTAACTTAATGTCCTACAAGAATTTTCAAAAGTTGGGGCTCGGTGAGCTCAAACCGACGAAGATGACATTACAACTTGCCAATCGATCTGTTCACCACCCTATGTGCATCATTGTAGACATTTTAGTCAAAGTGGATCGATTCATCTCCCTTGTGGATTTCATCATTCTAGATTTAGAGGACAAGGTTGAAGTCCCTCTAATCCTTGGTTGA